One window of Amaranthus tricolor cultivar Red isolate AtriRed21 chromosome 13, ASM2621246v1, whole genome shotgun sequence genomic DNA carries:
- the LOC130797621 gene encoding pantothenate kinase 2-like isoform X2, producing the protein MAGFSNDPTLGIQETNSDDDGGCKLLEEREVEGTSRTDDKEKEKSPTVGNSIHRSCSRPQLDVSGAAIQGNFEERNPTILLPDQYDDISHLALDIGEIK; encoded by the exons ATGGCTGGATTTTCTAATGACCCAACTCTTGGAATTCAAGAAACGAATTCCGATGATGATGGTGGTTGTAAATTACTTGAAGAGAGGGAAGTAGAAGGAACTTCAAGAACAGAtgataaagagaaagaaaagagtCCAACTGTTGGAAATTCAATTCACAGGTCTTGTTCAAGGCCACAACTTGATGTTAGTGGTGCTGCTATTCAAGGGAATTTTGAGGAGAGAAACCCTACTATTTTGCTCCCTGATCAATATGATGATATCTCTCATCTGGCTTTGGACATTGGAG AAATTAAGTGA